The nucleotide sequence CAACCGCTCTGTGTCCTTCCTGGCCGCAGCGGAAACAATGGCAGCAGTCCTGGTTTCCTCGCTGAATGCAGTCGTCACATCTACGCTTGCTTTCAGGTTTGTCTGAAACTTTAACATTCATTAATGGTGCGGCAGTTTGGCTTTCAATTGCAACAGAGGGTCTCATCATCTTTTCAAGGTTTTTAGTGAGAGCAGAAACCTGAGCTGTCAGTTCCATTAAGGCAGTGCGATTTGCTCGAGCTTCACCTTCCACTCTCTTTTGCAATGTGTCATAGATTTTCTCAGTATCCTCTTGGGACTGAGAGGAACAAACAGTCAGCAGTTTGTGTTTATGTACAGTGCTAAGACGCTTCTGTCTCTCTGCTTCCTCATTAGCTGATTTAGTAATCTGTTCTAAGATTAAGTCATCAGTCACTGTCAAGTCAGAGATGTAAAGCTTAATGTCCATTCTGATATTACTATTTTTCTCATTTAGCCCCTGATACAGTGTATGAAGAAATACTCCCTGCACCAGACTTTTGTCATAGTTAAACTCTGACCCACCATGTTGTGATGCCGAGATAATTTTCTGTTTCAACCCCATTAGTCTATAGACAAACTGCTGTGGAGTTTCTTTATCTTGCTGCTTAGCATTGCTAAGCTCCTGAAACAATTCAGTGCTACTTCGTTCTCTCATATGCGACTTTAAGAACCGTTTCAGTTCTGCAACAGTGAGATCATCTTTGTTGGTCAACATGTCTTTAAAGTTACCTGGTTTAATCATTCTTAACACTGTGCGGATGATTTCAGCTTCAGAGAATTTTTCTTTCAAACCCTCATCAATTTGTTTGCATACAATGTTGTAACTCATGTCTGAACTAGCATCTGAAATTACACCACCATGCATTTTGAAATCTCTGCGGGGCAACAAAGCAGCAACATCAGTCAGTCTAACCAACCCAGATGCCTGTTCTGTTAGTGATGACCCACCACTAACATCTTTACCATTGTTTGCAGTGTCCATGTCTGATTCACTCTTCTTGCTGGATTTTAGATCATCAATCTTGTCTTTGATGATCAGCAACGAAGACATACCTTCATCTTCAAGCGTTCTAAGCTGATCGCTTTTCATGTAGTCCACGATGAATTCAAAAAGTTCAGGTTCATTGGTACCTGTCACTTCAGGAACCTCCAAGCCTCTCTCATCTTCCAGTGATGAAGCAAGACTATACAGCTGTTCTTCACTCAGGAGATGAAGCTGTTTTTGGATATCCCATAGCAACGCACGAAGAGGAGCTGAAGACGCCATCTTGACTGGAACCCAGAAGACTTGCACTCACAGGTGAACACACTCACAGCATTCCTTGTAGCTCAATCCAGAGGGTCACACTGGTCTCCTACGTCATCAGTCTCGCAGCTGATACCAAGATCctaaatcccggacgagcccccaaaatGTTACCGGTCTCAAACAGGGAAGGATGAGATGTAGTAACTGTAGAAAATGATGAGAAACACACATTAGTGTCTGCAGCGTTCTGGCGCTTTCttttaatgacttttttttttaaccttttcagGTAACAGGTTAGTATAACTCATTCAAAACAGGTCATGCATACATAATTCAACTcacagcatttaaatgtgtcaATGGAGTCAGCTAATGTAATATATTTGACCATTTCTATTCTATATTATACTTTTACGCAACTTCAATAACATCTGGATACAACTTTACATGTTTTTTTCGTCTTGTACCATCACACTGTGTTTCCACTCAACACTTTCAAGTTTTGCTTTATCTATTTTATAGATATATTGAAGTTCTGAACAAAGAGAAATCAGGATACATTCTATGAAACAAACAGAATGACTTCGATGGAATAACCAATCAACAATGATTAACAGTCTCGCTTGATGTAAATATGTTTTCTTCACTTACTAGTGTtcgtttttaaagaaaaacatcatTTTGAATTTCACTTTTCCACATAAACAAAATGGTGTGACTAACACAATATAGCACATTATACAGCTCAACCTGGAAAATCTATCAAGATTACACAGGAAATAGAGTTGTTGTTGAATAATTGCTTCAATTCTCTCACTTGCACATCACATTTTCTACGAGCATCGTGAATTTGGACTGTTTACTCAGCTGGAGATTGCATCGacgaaatcacaaataaaataatcatcTGACCACTTACAATCAGTAAAACTGCACAAACAGAGTCTAAAAGCATTTATGAACGTCTCAAGTATCACTAATGATCGATATTGATccatacaatacattttacaaacctGTAGAAAATGATGAGAAACACACATTAGTGTCTGCAGCGTTCTGGCGCTTTCTTTTAATGACTTTGCCCTTTGACCAGAACGTCATTTCTCATCACTCTAGTGCAATGCGCCATCTACAGGCCTATTTCAGAATAACCTTAAATCTATATAACAttagaataactttttttttagacTCTTGTAAATACTTAAActgaagacagagagaaaaataataattttgggggTACCTATTATAATTCAATACTATTTTCTTTCCCTGTAATATTTTCAGTCCGTCACATACAGCATagctgtgttgatgtatttatgtgatttacttttgtgatatttattttattatggttGAACAGCACAGCGGTCatctattgttgtttttattgtgctAAATAACTTGATCGATTGAAGATTCATTTAAGGAGTTTTTGAATGAGTTGCCGCCTGTAGAGAGTTTCAAATCCTTGGCTTTACTTCAGTAAGGAAAATGCCATAGAAAACAGCTGCTTAAGAAGGTAGGAGACATGAAGGAAGTTCACCACGTTTTGGAACATTTTGAAACACTGTCTGTAAGTTGCAGCATGacattagaatatcatgcaatgATCACATGTACACATTGGTTTctcatgtttttaatgttttgttgaatTATATACATCATATCACGCGGATCTATAAACTGTTTCATGTACAATTGCTTTCTTTCTTGCTCTTTCATATCAAGTAAACAGGGTATTATGCTCCTGACACATGAACATATGatatctatttttttattcttttggcATAAAGTAGATAAATGTACATTAACACTTAATTATAAACACGTGAAGTTGGAGACCCACTTTGACTCCAATGTGCAAAAGGCTCGCAGAGGTTGttcttccttcgccagctgagagTTTAATATTGGtccatattttttcttcttctttatatTGAGAGTATATCTTAAGAACTGGCTTCTTTTGCCAAATGCATCGTAAACATAAGTATACAGAATATATCTTACGATTGCTCTTTGCGGGCCGTTTCCCAAAGCTATCGTAACTAAATAGAAAATAGATTTACGAGTGACTGGGGAAGTCTTTTATATGTTATGAGGGACACGTGTTTATAAGGAAAGTTCAAAAATTGAATTGttctaataaaacatttatctacatTTGAATAAGTTTAACATGTACATCAGCTTTGTAAGTGTAAGTTTGagtttaagttaaatttactcacttgaatatactgtatattatgctgTGCAGTTAATAagattttacattcattttatacGGTTACAAATTTcttagaaaaactgtgtgcaGAAAATTgctaataaaattatgttttagttTAGGCCTGTTTTGTCATTGCAGGATTATTCAAAGAACATCACTGAGTAACCACTGTCCAGTAATTACATGCCCTCAATGACCTCAGTTGAGTTGTTAAATGGAAACAGTGCAAACGCACATGAAATGAGTGAAATTGATTGTGTGAAAGTGATCATTATATGCCAAAGGATTACAAAACACTATTTAGATATGCAGGTAATTGTTGAATGTTTAAGAAAAAATCTTTTACATTTCCCAGCGAGGTAAATTACAAGCAGGCCTATTTCTACAGATACGAACAGCTATAATGAAGTAACAACGAGCGACACCACACactcacatttcagcacttcacatACAGACAGCGACTATGTGAAATATCATGTCAAAGTCATAAACTGTCATGTCAAGCTGTGAAAGTGGCTGTAGACTGGGGAATATATGATTGCCTACTGTGGAAAATAACTTCAAAAACACAATGTGGATTCTCTGTTCTGTTCTGTGTCATATGACATAtagtaaatatttcttatttgacCCATTTAATCCGTGTACAGTCACTGTTTTATATTGTACATTAAGGCTATGTAACCGAGTTTGATCAAGAAAAGTTCATGTTGTTTTTCAAACGCCAGTGAATGAAACTCAGATAAATCCTTCAGTGTCGACAGTTTTATTGAATGTTTAGTGTATATCTCTGTCATCAGAATGATAAGACAACTTAGAAAGAAATGTTGCATTTAACTGACAAGAACACAGACACGGCAAATACTGTTTTCTCCTTGCAATCAAACAAACAATCAGTAatcaataaataatcaaataaatacacaaataaataaataaataattaaatacacaaataattacataaataaataaatgcatatttgacCAGGAAAATGACTATTCGGATGAGTTAATCTGGAGGATGTCTTTAAGAACACTCAGGAGCTCCTTTCGGACCACCTCCCATGCGCAGAAACTGTAATCCTGATAGAGAAAAGAAGACAGCAATTGATATGAGCTGTACATTTCGTATTTAATTCAGATACGTTTGAGAAGGCTGCAGATCGAGTTGTACCTTGTTTCTAAGAAGAGTGGCCAATTCTTCGAAATAGTTTCTCAGGGCATCGTCCATTGCAGGAAAATCGTCCACGGGTCCGTGCGTTTCCCCAAAATCTGCCCAAGAATAAGTCATTATTACAGAGTTACAGGTATGTTCACACATCCATGCaatagatttaaaataaaatagatatgACAGAAAATATAACAGTCTGCTGTAACACATTTTCACTTACACATTTGTTATCTTCTTTTAAGCGATAAACGTTGTGCCGGAAAGCATCAACTTTCTCCGGGACCCAGGATTCAGGATGGGTCTCGTTCTCAAACAAAGCGTCAATGTGCCTCATGATTGTATAAACTGCGATTTTCTGCAAATCAATAAGCAGGAGCAGTTAGACAACATTACATCATCTAAAACACTGAATTATGTCTTGGAACTAATGCATGGGAATGGTCGTGgtcttgatttgttttgattttaccTGATTGGAGCCGTTTGATTGCAGAGCAGATTTAGGAAACGTTATCTCGACGTTTTCTTCCAAGCATTCACGAGGGAAAAGGCCTCCCTATCAACAAAGACAGGGCATAGGTTAGGACATGTGTGAGACAAGTAATGAAAGAAAAGGAAGAGAATAAAGATACAAACTCAACATACCATATTCTCAAGTAGATTGTGAGATGACTCCACATGGTCCCGCCGAATGATGCACTTTGTTGGCATTGAACACACTTGAGAATAAATAAGAAATGAACACAGCAACATGAAACGTACAAGTGCCATTTTGTAGATTAATTCAAGATCGGGGATCACGAAATAAgttaaaataaaagaaagagtTTAAGAAAGGCACTTTTTCACGAATGCTGTTGAAACTATGTGTGATGAGAGAGATGCCAATCGGTCGTTTTATACAGTATTGGTACATCAGAACCGAAAAAATAAACGAGAGGAGGAAAGACAGATGTTAAATTAAATCACACCCGTTTTTTGAGCCACAGCGCTTTCGACTTTCTATTTCCTTCTACACAACTCTCTCCGTTATGGTGGCTGGTTAGAGGAAGTGGTCTGTGgtctgctgtctgtctgtttgtctgtctgtctgtctgtctgtctgtctgtctgtctgtctgtctgtctgtctatctatctatctatctatctgtctgtctgtctatctgtctgtctgtctgtctgtctgtccgttcaGTCAGTTCACTGAGAAGCTTTTA is from Xyrauchen texanus isolate HMW12.3.18 chromosome 8, RBS_HiC_50CHRs, whole genome shotgun sequence and encodes:
- the LOC127647674 gene encoding interferon alpha-13-like yields the protein MALVRFMLLCSFLIYSQVCSMPTKCIIRRDHVESSHNLLENMGGLFPRECLEENVEITFPKSALQSNGSNQKIAVYTIMRHIDALFENETHPESWVPEKVDAFRHNVYRLKEDNKCVNFGETHGPVDDFPAMDDALRNYFEELATLLRNKDYSFCAWEVVRKELLSVLKDILQINSSE